Proteins from a genomic interval of Methanofastidiosum sp.:
- a CDS encoding transcriptional repressor, which yields MKETEGIKYTNQRVEILNFLQGNLTHPTVDEVYEEVKKKLTRISKATVYQNLRFLTNKGLIQEVNIKGVSRFEPNLTPHHHIICKNCGSIIDFESKELTNYSLELIKKMKEFKIESTNTNFFGICSKCK from the coding sequence ATGAAGGAAACTGAAGGTATAAAATATACAAATCAAAGAGTAGAAATCTTAAATTTTCTTCAAGGTAATTTAACGCATCCCACTGTAGACGAGGTTTATGAAGAAGTAAAGAAGAAGCTAACTAGGATAAGTAAAGCTACAGTTTACCAGAATCTTAGATTTCTTACCAATAAGGGTTTAATCCAGGAAGTCAATATCAAAGGTGTTTCAAGATTTGAGCCAAACTTAACTCCCCACCACCATATCATATGTAAAAACTGCGGATCTATTATTGATTTCGAATCAAAAGAATTAACTAATTACTCTTTAGAACTAATCAAGAAAATGAAAGAATTTAAGATAGAGTCTACAAATACGAATTTCTTTGGAATTTGCAGCAAATGTAAATAA
- a CDS encoding zinc finger domain-containing protein → MKCTSCKREITSNEQAVQFPCPSCDEIVIRCERCRVLVNKYQCKCGEFVGP, encoded by the coding sequence ATGAAATGTACATCATGTAAGAGGGAGATTACCTCAAATGAGCAGGCCGTTCAGTTTCCCTGCCCTTCTTGTGATGAGATTGTAATAAGATGCGAAAGATGCAGAGTACTTGTAAATAAGTACCAGTGCAAATGTGGAGAGTTTGTAGGCCCATAA
- a CDS encoding OsmC family protein: protein MGDDVYTYENTVTWKKEKIGDLSWEGKPTIEIATPPEFKGHEGIITPEDLYVAAENVCIFTTFLSRAKLVNCNFKSFKTDAKGFLEKTETGYVFTKIVLNVHVTVATKEDIPRAEEAIKLAKERCFIGNSIKTEVELKSFIEVSS from the coding sequence ATGGGAGATGATGTCTATACTTATGAAAATACAGTCACCTGGAAGAAAGAAAAGATAGGAGACTTATCCTGGGAAGGAAAGCCCACAATAGAGATCGCAACACCGCCTGAATTTAAAGGGCATGAAGGTATAATAACACCAGAAGATCTCTATGTTGCAGCAGAGAATGTTTGTATATTTACTACTTTTCTTTCAAGGGCAAAGCTTGTCAATTGTAACTTTAAAAGTTTTAAAACAGATGCAAAGGGATTTTTAGAAAAGACAGAAACTGGTTATGTTTTTACCAAGATAGTACTAAATGTCCATGTAACAGTTGCTACAAAGGAAGATATCCCAAGGGCTGAAGAAGCTATAAAACTTGCAAAAGAAAGATGCTTCATTGGGAACTCAATTAAAACAGAGGTAGAACTTAAATCATTCATAGAGGTATCTTCATAA
- a CDS encoding elongation factor 1-beta — MADFNLSITAMIMPDSPDVDIGVMKKAIEAAIPSNMKLHKIEEIPIAFGLVSLKVMLLGKDQAGGTDELENNFTSIANVTQVEVTDVRRLL, encoded by the coding sequence ATGGCTGATTTTAATTTAAGTATCACGGCAATGATTATGCCAGATTCCCCGGATGTCGATATAGGGGTAATGAAAAAGGCAATCGAGGCTGCAATACCTTCCAATATGAAGCTTCACAAAATTGAAGAAATTCCTATTGCATTTGGTCTTGTATCTTTGAAAGTCATGTTATTGGGCAAGGATCAGGCCGGCGGAACTGACGAACTTGAAAACAACTTCACAAGTATAGCGAATGTTACTCAAGTGGAAGTAACTGACGTCAGAAGACTATTGTAG
- a CDS encoding SemiSWEET transporter, which yields MEMITMLGLLAGALTTISFIPQVMKTWKFKETKDISLLMYIIFFTGILLWFSYGVLIDNTPIIVANGVSLVLVFIVLSLKIRYG from the coding sequence GTGGAAATGATAACTATGTTAGGGCTTTTAGCTGGTGCACTTACAACAATATCCTTTATTCCTCAAGTAATGAAAACATGGAAGTTTAAAGAGACTAAAGACATATCCCTTTTGATGTACATTATTTTTTTCACAGGAATTTTATTGTGGTTTTCTTATGGAGTTTTAATAGATAATACTCCTATTATAGTTGCCAATGGGGTATCACTTGTTTTAGTATTCATAGTGTTATCGCTTAAAATTCGCTATGGTTAA
- the guaA gene encoding glutamine-hydrolyzing GMP synthase, producing MSIGEEVILVVDFGSQYAHLIARRVRELKVYSEIVFPEITVSEIEKIYPKGIILSGGPRSVYEKDSPVLSDEVFDFILKKEIPVLGICYGHQLIAFKMGGSVKGEKRKEYGIATVDILDSEGIFKDLDKKETVWMSHGDQVFEIPPDFIVTSKTETSPIAAFRNTSKKIYGLQWHPEVVHTKNGKKILSNFVYNVCSCQGTWDLSNFIEETIKEIKSKIGNGRAVIALSGGVDSSVAAAITEKAIGNRLYAVFVDHGLLRKGEAEIVSMAFSGHDINFKKIDAKKRFFEKLDCVSDPEKKRMIIGEEFIRIFEEEAKKIGADFLVQGTIYPDIIESGRSQHADTIKSHHNVGGLPESISFKEIIEPLRDLYKDEVREVGRKLGLPDKIIDQYPFPGPGLAVRITGPVTEENIRICREASAIVEEELENASIENIWQAFAVTLEDRVVGVVGDQRKFGRIVGLRVVESQDAMTANFKKLPWDLLETISTRITNEIPEVVSVAYFISHKPPQTIEPC from the coding sequence ATGAGTATAGGGGAAGAGGTAATCCTTGTAGTTGATTTTGGAAGTCAGTATGCACATCTAATAGCAAGAAGAGTCCGAGAGCTTAAGGTCTACTCTGAAATAGTATTTCCTGAGATAACAGTTTCAGAAATTGAAAAAATCTACCCCAAAGGGATAATATTGTCGGGAGGGCCAAGGAGCGTTTATGAAAAAGATTCCCCTGTCCTAAGCGATGAAGTATTTGATTTTATTCTTAAGAAAGAAATTCCAGTTCTAGGGATATGTTATGGTCATCAATTAATTGCATTTAAAATGGGGGGCAGTGTTAAAGGTGAGAAACGAAAAGAGTATGGCATTGCAACAGTTGACATACTTGACTCTGAAGGAATATTCAAAGATTTAGATAAGAAAGAAACAGTATGGATGAGCCATGGAGATCAGGTTTTTGAGATACCTCCAGATTTCATTGTAACATCTAAGACTGAGACCTCTCCAATAGCAGCCTTCAGAAATACTTCCAAAAAAATTTATGGATTGCAATGGCATCCTGAGGTTGTACACACAAAGAACGGCAAAAAAATTCTATCAAATTTTGTATATAATGTATGTAGCTGTCAAGGTACATGGGATCTCTCTAATTTCATCGAAGAAACGATCAAGGAGATCAAAAGTAAAATAGGTAACGGTAGGGCAGTTATAGCCTTGAGTGGCGGTGTTGATTCATCTGTTGCAGCTGCAATAACTGAAAAAGCAATTGGGAACAGATTGTATGCAGTATTTGTTGACCACGGGCTATTAAGAAAAGGTGAAGCAGAAATAGTATCAATGGCTTTTTCAGGCCACGATATCAACTTTAAAAAAATTGATGCAAAGAAAAGGTTCTTTGAAAAGTTAGACTGTGTATCAGATCCAGAGAAAAAAAGAATGATTATCGGTGAAGAGTTTATCAGGATATTCGAGGAAGAAGCAAAAAAGATAGGGGCTGACTTCCTTGTGCAGGGAACTATTTATCCCGATATAATTGAAAGTGGAAGATCTCAGCATGCGGACACAATAAAGTCTCACCACAATGTTGGCGGGCTTCCAGAATCAATTTCATTTAAGGAGATAATTGAGCCATTGAGAGATTTATATAAGGATGAAGTCAGAGAAGTTGGAAGAAAGCTTGGGCTCCCCGATAAAATAATTGATCAGTATCCATTCCCAGGCCCTGGTCTTGCCGTTAGAATCACTGGCCCAGTTACAGAAGAAAACATCAGGATCTGTAGAGAAGCCTCGGCCATTGTTGAGGAAGAGCTAGAAAACGCTTCAATTGAAAACATCTGGCAGGCATTTGCAGTTACCCTGGAGGATAGGGTAGTTGGAGTTGTAGGGGACCAGAGAAAGTTTGGCAGGATAGTTGGACTTAGGGTAGTAGAATCCCAGGACGCAATGACGGCCAACTTTAAGAAACTCCCGTGGGATTTACTGGAGACCATCTCAACCAGAATAACAAATGAGATTCCAGAAGTAGTTTCAGTTGCTTACTTCATAAGTCACAAGCCCCCTCAAACAATAGAACCCTGTTAG
- a CDS encoding DUF6508 domain-containing protein: MPIVDESVPLTKKNIEVILNYLPYFEDKNQKFFDILMPKRDGGNIVEYIYVTYSAKFMEFYRELHEQGFVTNFNWLDSTLESNDLSHYYELLEDADIATLRKLITIIVRHDKHNEGFFADVIDSGLLLAMLNRLKELNEGIE, from the coding sequence ATGCCTATTGTGGATGAATCCGTTCCTTTAACAAAGAAAAACATTGAAGTTATCCTAAACTATCTTCCCTATTTTGAAGACAAAAATCAGAAATTTTTTGATATATTAATGCCTAAAAGAGACGGAGGAAATATTGTTGAATATATCTATGTTACTTATTCGGCAAAATTCATGGAGTTCTACAGGGAATTGCATGAACAAGGATTTGTCACAAATTTTAACTGGCTTGATTCTACTCTGGAATCAAATGATTTATCTCATTACTATGAACTTTTAGAAGATGCCGATATCGCGACACTGAGAAAACTTATTACAATAATTGTAAGGCACGATAAGCACAACGAGGGATTTTTCGCAGATGTGATTGATAGCGGTCTTCTTTTAGCTATGCTTAACAGATTGAAAGAATTAAATGAAGGGATAGAATAA
- a CDS encoding ribose 1,5-bisphosphate isomerase codes for MDKRVIDIAEDIKEMRIRGAAKIGRTVAEAIKIEAQSFSGDDPKEFVKDIKKTARYLISTRPTAVSLENALRYVLVELAKAYKNGENVKNLKITVSKASDEFCENSNLALERIAEIGSKRIMDGDVIFTHCNSSMALGIIKKAHRDGKKIKVYADETRPRLQGLLTAKELLNEGIDVTLIVDSAARIFIREADHVIIGADAVTANGAVVNKVGTATLASIAHEARVKVIVAAETYKFNPQTYCGELIEIEERDIFEVISKEDYEKLKGLKINNPAFDVTPPEFIDLIITEKGLIAPQAAIWVLKETYGLGLFDKEPWED; via the coding sequence ATGGATAAAAGAGTTATAGATATTGCAGAGGATATAAAGGAAATGAGGATAAGAGGGGCTGCCAAAATAGGAAGAACTGTTGCAGAGGCCATAAAAATAGAAGCACAGAGCTTTAGTGGAGACGATCCTAAAGAGTTTGTCAAAGATATTAAGAAAACTGCTAGATATCTCATTTCAACAAGACCGACTGCAGTATCCCTTGAGAACGCCCTTAGGTATGTGCTTGTTGAACTTGCAAAGGCATACAAAAATGGAGAGAATGTCAAAAACCTAAAGATTACGGTATCAAAAGCTTCTGATGAATTTTGTGAGAATTCAAACCTTGCGCTTGAAAGAATAGCTGAAATTGGATCAAAACGTATAATGGACGGAGATGTCATTTTCACTCATTGTAATAGCTCTATGGCACTTGGAATTATAAAGAAAGCCCATAGGGATGGAAAGAAGATAAAAGTTTATGCCGACGAAACAAGGCCAAGGCTTCAAGGTTTACTTACGGCAAAGGAGCTTTTGAACGAAGGTATAGACGTCACGTTAATCGTGGATTCTGCCGCTAGAATATTCATAAGAGAAGCTGACCATGTAATTATTGGTGCAGATGCTGTAACAGCAAACGGTGCCGTTGTTAATAAAGTTGGTACCGCTACACTTGCCTCAATTGCACACGAAGCAAGAGTAAAGGTAATCGTTGCTGCAGAAACTTACAAATTTAATCCTCAAACTTACTGCGGAGAATTAATTGAAATTGAAGAGAGGGATATTTTTGAAGTCATTTCAAAAGAGGACTATGAAAAACTTAAAGGGCTTAAGATAAATAATCCGGCCTTTGATGTCACGCCTCCGGAGTTTATAGATCTGATAATTACTGAAAAAGGATTAATAGCACCACAAGCAGCAATTTGGGTGTTGAAGGAAACATACGGATTAGGCCTATTTGACAAGGAGCCTTGGGAGGATTAA
- a CDS encoding GTP-binding protein, which translates to MKESIHQVLEKGERKNIEFKSALGDEHLLKDRRERLSAQMKYRLKTGGGKAYYIIGVSDDGDVVCQSQEEFEKTLDVIKRLAEGIGAKITDIERYNENGFYARVTIEEANSEKGIKEHITIGTIGHVDHGKSTLIGTLLTGMEDDGVGKTRIFLDFLPHEIERGLTAEITHSVFGFKGDERIYLKNPLNKKEVADLIDRSTKIISFVDCPGHAPWLRTTVRGILGQRVDYVLLIVASDDGVTPITKEHLGIALAMDIPLIIVITKIDKVSYEDAKQVISDVSALLRRVGKVPLTVKDKETAQNISKKVSERFLIPIIKASSITLEGLDILNELFLNLPEKTNDELYKKPFLMYIDKVYKVRGAGTVVSGRVKQGIVKKGQELLLGPINDRYETVSCQSIKQHHLVQAKGEVGDILGIAIKGVDADLIKRGMVIKDENGESKSVREFLAEVFILNHPTRIKEGYEPIIHLETVSETVTFEKIYNQEYLSTGDRALIKMKFKYNSYYLSEGDKFIFREAKSKGIGGIKKVL; encoded by the coding sequence ATGAAGGAGAGTATACACCAGGTCCTTGAAAAAGGTGAGAGAAAGAACATAGAGTTCAAGTCAGCGCTAGGAGATGAGCACCTCTTAAAGGACAGAAGGGAGAGGTTGTCCGCCCAGATGAAGTACAGATTAAAAACAGGCGGTGGAAAGGCCTACTATATAATAGGTGTATCAGATGATGGTGATGTTGTCTGTCAATCTCAAGAAGAGTTTGAAAAAACACTTGACGTTATAAAGCGACTTGCCGAGGGAATAGGTGCTAAGATAACTGACATAGAAAGATATAATGAAAATGGCTTTTATGCGAGGGTCACAATTGAAGAAGCAAATTCTGAAAAAGGCATAAAAGAGCACATCACTATAGGCACTATCGGCCATGTCGATCATGGAAAATCGACACTCATCGGTACTCTACTTACAGGCATGGAAGATGATGGCGTTGGAAAGACCAGAATATTTCTTGATTTTCTCCCGCATGAAATAGAAAGAGGGTTGACTGCTGAGATCACACATTCTGTGTTTGGATTTAAAGGCGATGAAAGAATATACCTAAAAAATCCCCTTAACAAAAAAGAAGTGGCCGACCTAATTGATAGGTCAACAAAGATTATTTCATTTGTTGATTGCCCAGGTCATGCACCATGGCTTAGGACTACTGTCAGAGGGATCCTCGGGCAGAGGGTAGATTATGTGCTTTTGATAGTTGCATCAGATGACGGAGTAACACCAATAACAAAGGAGCACCTTGGAATTGCTCTCGCAATGGATATCCCTCTTATCATAGTAATAACAAAGATAGACAAAGTTTCCTATGAAGATGCAAAACAAGTTATATCAGATGTCTCGGCACTTTTGAGAAGAGTTGGGAAAGTTCCCCTTACTGTTAAGGACAAAGAAACTGCGCAGAATATTTCAAAGAAGGTATCCGAAAGATTTTTGATCCCCATAATAAAAGCTTCTTCAATTACCTTAGAAGGTCTTGATATACTAAATGAACTATTTTTGAATCTCCCAGAAAAAACAAATGATGAGCTCTACAAAAAACCGTTTTTGATGTACATTGATAAAGTTTACAAAGTTAGAGGTGCAGGAACTGTTGTTAGTGGAAGGGTCAAGCAAGGCATTGTGAAAAAAGGCCAGGAGCTTCTTTTAGGGCCAATAAACGATAGATATGAAACGGTGTCATGCCAGTCAATAAAACAGCACCATCTTGTTCAAGCTAAGGGTGAAGTCGGTGACATCCTTGGCATAGCTATTAAAGGTGTAGATGCCGACCTCATAAAAAGAGGGATGGTAATAAAGGATGAAAACGGCGAAAGTAAATCTGTGAGAGAGTTCTTAGCCGAAGTGTTCATACTAAATCACCCAACAAGGATAAAAGAAGGTTACGAGCCGATAATACATCTTGAGACGGTATCTGAAACAGTCACTTTTGAAAAGATTTACAATCAGGAGTATCTGTCTACAGGAGACAGGGCTTTAATAAAAATGAAATTTAAATATAATAGTTATTATCTTAGCGAGGGTGACAAGTTTATTTTCAGGGAAGCGAAATCAAAGGGAATAGGCGGAATAAAAAAAGTATTATGA
- a CDS encoding S8 family serine peptidase: protein MKKALVVYVVIIILISAMPILGETTGYEKMDKTVRKSVESGLSNIDVIIEFYELDDSSRALISKEKIINEFIELNSIHAILSADEIKNMISSQYVKNIWHNSSGLTLFDTITFSSEDHMVVNGFMGADTINASPLYQIGYKGNGVTVAVLDTGIRETHVEFPNGKILYQYDFVNNDLVAEDNDGHGTFVSGIISGQAYTTADWAGYYDFVDTTPTNTMGVSPGSKLVILKIIENDQGTLSDYLEACNWLIANKNIYNIQVVNMSAGWDVDSMVVSGWPLDGTDPASMAANSVVNKGIVWVNAAGNRGPSSDTIGSPARAKNVITVANAIDRTVVSNGVTIIKRAPISIANDSSRGGGYSGFKPDVSAPGTQIMSSFISHDYDYALASGTSFSAPFIAGSAAILIQRHPNWTPYQIKLALMRTATPIAGVSVYEQGAGLVNVNRAFSYRQDFERAAVIGKVMAILKKNKENN from the coding sequence ATGAAAAAAGCACTAGTGGTATATGTAGTAATAATAATTTTAATTTCTGCAATGCCTATTTTAGGCGAAACTACCGGCTATGAAAAAATGGATAAGACAGTCCGAAAGAGTGTCGAATCTGGCTTATCAAATATTGATGTGATTATAGAGTTTTATGAATTAGATGATTCTTCAAGAGCTTTGATTTCTAAGGAAAAAATAATCAATGAGTTTATTGAATTAAATTCTATTCATGCTATACTGAGTGCTGATGAAATAAAAAACATGATCTCAAGTCAATATGTAAAAAACATATGGCACAATTCGAGCGGACTTACACTTTTTGACACAATAACTTTCTCTTCTGAAGATCATATGGTTGTCAATGGTTTTATGGGCGCAGATACAATTAATGCATCACCTCTGTACCAAATAGGATACAAGGGAAATGGTGTTACAGTTGCAGTGTTGGACACTGGTATACGTGAGACACATGTTGAATTTCCTAATGGAAAGATTTTATATCAGTATGATTTTGTAAATAATGATTTAGTGGCTGAAGATAATGATGGTCATGGAACATTTGTTTCAGGGATTATTTCTGGCCAGGCTTATACCACAGCTGATTGGGCAGGATATTACGACTTTGTTGATACAACACCCACAAATACTATGGGCGTTTCACCAGGCTCAAAGCTTGTAATTCTTAAAATAATTGAAAATGACCAAGGTACATTATCAGATTATTTAGAAGCGTGCAACTGGTTAATTGCCAACAAAAATATATACAATATCCAAGTTGTGAACATGAGCGCCGGATGGGATGTAGATTCAATGGTAGTGAGCGGCTGGCCTTTAGATGGGACAGATCCAGCTAGCATGGCTGCAAATTCAGTTGTAAACAAAGGTATTGTTTGGGTGAATGCAGCTGGAAACAGAGGTCCATCATCCGATACAATTGGTTCACCTGCCAGAGCCAAAAATGTCATCACAGTTGCAAATGCGATTGATAGAACTGTTGTATCTAATGGAGTGACAATAATAAAAAGAGCTCCAATTTCAATAGCAAACGATTCAAGCAGAGGTGGAGGATATTCTGGATTTAAGCCAGATGTTTCAGCACCAGGTACTCAAATAATGTCTTCTTTTATATCTCATGATTATGATTATGCTCTTGCAAGCGGAACTTCTTTCTCTGCTCCTTTTATAGCAGGATCAGCTGCAATATTAATTCAAAGACATCCCAACTGGACCCCTTACCAGATAAAACTTGCTTTAATGAGAACAGCAACACCAATAGCCGGGGTATCAGTTTATGAACAGGGCGCAGGACTTGTCAATGTCAATAGGGCATTTTCATACAGACAAGACTTTGAAAGAGCCGCCGTAATTGGAAAAGTAATGGCTATATTAAAGAAAAATAAAGAAAACAACTGA
- a CDS encoding MBL fold metallo-hydrolase, producing the protein MVFLEIKDNLSYISMNTNIGVIESGNSCILIDGGGSKEDGEHILSILHEENIVPKAAIITHGHWDHFYGILKIKEDFPEIKIYSSPLEKAFIENPYLEFYSYFSSTSPLKVSDTPLEFNGINVDGVLDKGLVKINGEEMEIIPLSGHSPGGIGILYKGVLFSGDCLYSVPSLGIYKMPFYTNIQAQFEDLKILSSSEIEYCLPAHGLPIRGADEFKKALIENRKKLETLEEMILEIISEEKSEDIIKSEISAKLSINYDFTKYIYVTITTKAFLHYLYNAGKATFVIEDGILEWVSLQKSFKEKS; encoded by the coding sequence ATGGTCTTTCTTGAGATAAAGGACAACCTAAGTTATATTTCTATGAATACAAATATCGGCGTCATAGAATCTGGAAATTCTTGCATATTAATCGATGGAGGCGGTAGCAAAGAGGACGGAGAACATATACTTTCAATTTTGCATGAAGAAAATATCGTTCCAAAAGCAGCCATAATAACACACGGTCACTGGGACCATTTTTATGGAATTCTTAAAATAAAAGAAGACTTTCCAGAAATAAAAATATACTCATCTCCTCTCGAAAAAGCATTCATCGAAAATCCTTACCTTGAATTTTATTCTTATTTTTCTTCGACATCACCCTTAAAAGTTTCTGACACTCCTCTGGAGTTTAATGGAATTAATGTCGATGGTGTGTTGGATAAGGGATTGGTGAAAATCAACGGAGAAGAAATGGAGATTATCCCTTTGTCTGGGCACTCTCCCGGTGGGATAGGCATACTATACAAAGGAGTCCTATTTTCTGGTGATTGCCTCTATTCAGTTCCTTCCCTAGGTATATATAAAATGCCTTTTTATACAAATATACAGGCTCAATTTGAGGATCTAAAAATCTTATCTAGTTCCGAAATTGAATATTGTCTTCCCGCGCACGGGCTTCCAATAAGAGGCGCTGATGAATTTAAAAAGGCTCTTATTGAAAACAGGAAAAAACTTGAGACCCTAGAAGAAATGATCTTAGAAATAATCAGTGAGGAAAAAAGTGAAGATATTATCAAAAGTGAAATAAGTGCTAAATTATCAATTAATTATGATTTTACAAAGTATATCTATGTCACAATAACTACAAAGGCGTTCCTCCATTATTTGTATAATGCCGGTAAAGCAACCTTTGTAATTGAGGATGGAATCTTAGAATGGGTATCCTTACAGAAATCTTTTAAGGAAAAATCATAA
- a CDS encoding PAS domain S-box protein yields MREEITLLHNAIEQTPIIVKIIDKDGKIEYVNPQYVEVTGYDPSEALGKKPRLFETGFLPKGRFEELWDSICSGKSWKGEFQNRKKDGTMYWELASISPVRNSIGEITHFIKVSEDITYKKLAEKEIQEKEEALRGILSAAPIGINLFQNRTMIWCNHHMTKITGYSEQELIGRNTKFLYASEEEYKRLGELYKEKVDGHINSETQWITKDRRVIDVSILLNPLNPYDLSKGYITIVSDITNAKRSQRQLDENLEYFAHLVDHIRNPLTILSGFVQVETGNEKLKERLLRQIDRIEELIKQLDQGWMDTEDTRKFMKRYM; encoded by the coding sequence ATGAGAGAAGAGATAACTCTTCTGCACAACGCTATAGAGCAGACGCCCATAATAGTAAAAATAATTGATAAAGACGGCAAAATCGAATATGTGAATCCACAGTATGTCGAAGTAACGGGTTATGATCCATCAGAGGCTTTAGGAAAAAAACCAAGACTTTTTGAAACAGGATTTCTGCCCAAGGGGCGATTTGAAGAGTTATGGGATTCAATATGTTCCGGAAAAAGTTGGAAAGGGGAGTTCCAAAACAGGAAAAAGGATGGGACAATGTACTGGGAGTTGGCATCGATCTCCCCTGTAAGAAATTCAATAGGTGAGATAACTCACTTCATAAAAGTCTCAGAAGATATCACCTATAAGAAGCTTGCAGAAAAAGAAATCCAGGAGAAAGAAGAGGCTTTGAGGGGCATCCTTTCAGCGGCGCCAATTGGCATAAATCTTTTTCAGAACAGAACTATGATATGGTGCAACCATCACATGACTAAAATCACCGGCTACAGCGAACAAGAGCTAATCGGGAGAAATACTAAATTCCTCTATGCAAGCGAGGAGGAATACAAAAGATTAGGAGAGCTTTACAAGGAAAAGGTTGACGGGCATATAAACTCTGAAACCCAGTGGATAACTAAGGACAGAAGAGTTATTGATGTTTCAATCCTTTTAAATCCGTTAAACCCATATGACCTTTCAAAAGGGTACATAACAATCGTCTCAGATATCACAAATGCAAAAAGATCCCAAAGACAGCTTGATGAGAATCTAGAGTACTTTGCACACTTAGTAGACCATATAAGAAATCCTCTTACGATCCTGAGCGGGTTTGTCCAAGTCGAAACTGGAAATGAAAAACTAAAGGAGAGGCTCTTGAGGCAGATAGACAGGATTGAAGAGCTGATAAAACAGCTTGACCAGGGTTGGATGGATACAGAGGATACAAGAAAGTTTATGAAGAGATATATGTAA
- a CDS encoding tetratricopeptide repeat protein encodes MRKITELLRDGDIFYKEDKCPDAIECYEKVIKIDSNNALAWYGKGNVLLKQGKNSEDVTYCVKCQLSPVLSEAFYNNAVKCYEKATKINPEFKDAWYNKGVALERLGKGSEAKKCFEITKELNLNQI; translated from the coding sequence TTGAGAAAAATAACTGAATTACTCCGAGACGGGGATATTTTTTACAAAGAGGACAAATGCCCAGATGCAATTGAGTGCTATGAAAAGGTCATAAAAATAGACTCAAATAACGCACTTGCATGGTATGGCAAGGGAAATGTACTTCTAAAACAAGGTAAAAATTCTGAGGATGTAACATATTGCGTCAAGTGTCAGTTATCTCCTGTTCTATCCGAAGCATTTTATAATAATGCAGTTAAATGCTATGAAAAAGCGACTAAAATTAATCCTGAATTTAAAGACGCATGGTACAATAAAGGAGTTGCACTTGAAAGGCTAGGAAAAGGTTCAGAAGCGAAGAAATGTTTTGAAATTACAAAAGAGCTGAATCTAAATCAAATCTAA